A region from the Haloarcula limicola genome encodes:
- a CDS encoding cold-shock protein codes for MAKGTVDFFNDTGGYGFIDTEDADEDVFFHMEDVGGPDLEEGQEVEFDIEQADKGPRATNVTRL; via the coding sequence ATGGCGAAAGGAACGGTTGATTTCTTCAACGACACTGGCGGTTACGGTTTCATCGACACTGAGGACGCGGACGAGGACGTTTTCTTCCACATGGAAGACGTCGGCGGCCCTGACCTCGAAGAGGGGCAGGAAGTCGAGTTCGACATCGAGCAGGCGGACAAGGGTCCGCGCGCAACCAACGTTACACGGCTCTAA
- a CDS encoding cold-shock protein, translated as MAKGKVDFFNDTGGYGFIDTEDADEDVFFHMEDVGGPDLEEGQEVEFDIEQADKGPRATNLERL; from the coding sequence ATGGCGAAAGGCAAAGTCGACTTCTTCAACGACACAGGCGGGTACGGTTTCATCGACACTGAGGACGCAGACGAGGACGTTTTCTTCCACATGGAAGACGTCGGCGGCCCTGACCTCGAAGAGGGGCAGGAAGTCGAGTTCGACATCGAGCAGGCGGACAAGGGTCCGCGCGCGACGAACCTCGAACGGCTGTAA
- a CDS encoding DUF429 domain-containing protein — protein sequence MVGDLYVGVVCGDGSCLAVAFGPDGYDHTETFESIGECWSRYEETAARILVDVPIGLVESGDPVRRCDELARAVLGPRSVVIFDPPVREATRKHRYSTANRVHERKSGAELSEAAFARREGIAMCDELLREVSEAAAVVRESHPELCFRAFAGEPLAYSRETAGGYAERMRTLVNYDRDAAPLVQRVAEATAGRDVTVADVLDAVALAYTARPGDGDLRTLPSEPPADAAGLPMELVYRAATPLSVE from the coding sequence ATGGTCGGGGACCTGTACGTGGGCGTCGTCTGTGGCGACGGGTCGTGCCTCGCGGTCGCGTTCGGACCGGACGGCTACGACCACACCGAAACCTTCGAGAGTATCGGCGAGTGCTGGTCGAGGTACGAGGAGACCGCCGCGCGGATACTGGTAGACGTCCCCATCGGCCTCGTCGAGTCGGGCGATCCGGTCCGGCGCTGTGACGAACTCGCGCGCGCGGTGCTCGGGCCTCGGAGCGTCGTGATCTTCGATCCGCCGGTTCGAGAGGCCACGCGAAAGCACCGGTACTCCACGGCGAACCGCGTTCACGAGCGAAAGAGCGGCGCGGAGCTCTCGGAGGCGGCGTTCGCTCGCCGCGAGGGGATCGCCATGTGTGACGAACTCCTCCGGGAGGTCTCCGAGGCCGCCGCCGTCGTCCGCGAGTCTCACCCGGAGCTCTGCTTTCGCGCCTTCGCCGGGGAACCGCTCGCGTACTCCCGCGAGACGGCCGGTGGCTACGCGGAGCGGATGCGCACGCTCGTCAACTACGACCGCGACGCGGCACCGCTGGTCCAGCGAGTGGCCGAGGCGACCGCCGGCCGCGACGTGACCGTCGCCGACGTCTTAGACGCCGTTGCGCTCGCCTACACCGCGCGGCCCGGCGACGGTGACCTGCGGACGCTCCCGTCCGAGCCGCCGGCGGACGCCGCAGGGCTCCCGATGGAACTCGTCTACCGGGCAGCGACGCCGCTGTCGGTCGAGTGA
- a CDS encoding nucleotidyltransferase family protein: protein MDGVVLAAGKGTRMRPLTEERPKGLVEVAGKPLLSYAFDALLSVGCDRLVAVVGYRGDDVVARYGESYRETPLVYVEQAERLGTAHALRQTLPVEDSPVVVMNGDNVCRANLDAVVRRHRETEAAATLLVESVARERARTTGVVETDADGRVTGLVEKPEDPPSTLVTRGFYVFDAAIDPALRLVTPSARGEYELADAVDLLVHAGHRVEAVELDGWCHNVNEPADRERVADRLR from the coding sequence ATGGACGGCGTCGTACTGGCGGCCGGGAAGGGGACCCGAATGCGGCCGCTCACCGAGGAACGACCGAAGGGGCTGGTCGAAGTCGCCGGAAAGCCGCTCCTCTCCTACGCGTTCGACGCGCTGCTGTCGGTCGGCTGTGACCGGCTGGTCGCCGTGGTCGGCTATCGGGGCGACGACGTCGTCGCTCGCTACGGCGAGTCGTATCGGGAGACGCCGCTCGTCTACGTCGAACAGGCCGAGCGGCTCGGAACGGCCCACGCCCTCCGGCAGACGCTTCCCGTCGAAGACTCGCCCGTGGTCGTGATGAACGGCGACAACGTCTGTCGAGCGAACCTCGACGCCGTCGTCCGGCGACACCGCGAGACAGAGGCCGCCGCGACGCTGCTGGTCGAATCCGTCGCGCGCGAGCGGGCCCGGACGACCGGCGTCGTCGAGACGGACGCCGACGGCCGCGTCACCGGCCTCGTCGAGAAACCCGAGGACCCGCCGTCGACGCTCGTCACGCGCGGGTTCTACGTCTTCGACGCCGCGATCGACCCGGCGCTCCGTCTCGTCACGCCGTCGGCCCGCGGCGAGTACGAACTCGCCGACGCCGTCGACCTCCTCGTCCACGCGGGCCACCGCGTCGAGGCGGTCGAACTCGACGGCTGGTGTCACAACGTGAACGAACCCGCCGACCGCGAGCGCGTCGCCGACCGACTGCGGTAG
- a CDS encoding sugar ABC transporter permease encodes MGILSGIGRKLKTDVKNVAMTPVDTVRNWKYTYEAVQRGEVPASEVVKVAVSTVLATIMVLALLFPIYWILMAALSGSGSSLYTSESFRLFPDNPTLKPFIWVVGDLIVPGYTIGVGIPLTDLSLVFNTPEITLLDASAYGVDRPSAFKKFLWNSVTVAIPTVLISMALIIPASYALSRKEFLLRRKVLFAYVLFTQIGGGLGVALLIGMYALYVQFGINNSKLALSVYYAATAVPFNTWLLKTYMDGIPVSYEEAAVVDGAPPWRVVTEVILPMSAAGLATVFIFIFLTGWTEFVVAQTLLGTENYTLPVGLYSLVGEYSIPWARFSAFALTFALPIMLVYLFAQRYIEGGLSFSGMEG; translated from the coding sequence ATGGGAATCCTCTCGGGCATCGGTCGAAAGCTCAAGACCGACGTGAAGAACGTCGCGATGACCCCGGTCGACACGGTTCGGAACTGGAAGTACACCTACGAGGCCGTCCAACGGGGCGAAGTGCCGGCCTCAGAGGTCGTGAAAGTCGCCGTCTCGACGGTCCTCGCGACGATAATGGTGCTCGCGCTCCTGTTCCCCATCTACTGGATCCTGATGGCTGCGCTGTCCGGGAGCGGGTCGTCGCTGTACACCTCCGAGAGCTTCCGATTGTTCCCGGATAACCCGACGCTCAAGCCGTTCATCTGGGTGGTGGGCGACCTCATCGTCCCCGGCTACACGATCGGCGTCGGCATCCCGCTGACCGACCTCTCGCTCGTGTTCAACACGCCGGAGATCACGCTGCTCGACGCCTCCGCTTACGGCGTCGACAGGCCGTCCGCGTTCAAGAAGTTCCTCTGGAACAGCGTCACCGTCGCGATCCCGACGGTGCTCATCTCGATGGCGCTCATCATCCCGGCGTCGTACGCGCTCTCGCGGAAAGAGTTCCTCCTCCGCCGGAAGGTGCTGTTCGCTTACGTCCTGTTCACGCAGATCGGTGGCGGCCTCGGTGTCGCCCTGCTCATCGGGATGTACGCTCTCTACGTCCAGTTCGGTATCAACAACAGCAAGTTGGCGCTGTCAGTCTACTACGCCGCGACGGCCGTGCCGTTCAACACGTGGCTGTTGAAGACCTACATGGACGGAATCCCGGTCTCCTACGAGGAGGCGGCCGTCGTCGACGGCGCGCCGCCGTGGCGGGTCGTCACGGAGGTCATCCTCCCGATGTCCGCCGCCGGACTGGCGACGGTGTTCATCTTCATCTTCCTCACCGGGTGGACCGAGTTCGTCGTCGCCCAGACGCTGCTGGGCACGGAGAACTACACCCTCCCGGTCGGCCTGTACTCGCTGGTCGGCGAGTACTCCATCCCGTGGGCGCGCTTCTCCGCGTTCGCGCTCACCTTCGCGCTGCCGATCATGCTCGTGTACCTCTTCGCACAGCGGTACATCGAGGGCGGCCTGTCGTTCAGCGGGATGGAAGGGTAA
- a CDS encoding carbohydrate ABC transporter permease, whose protein sequence is MSTATRVANRVEKVPFLSRGDASLLLVLPGLFIFSAFMLFPVVYLIGISFTNAEPANLFAGEGVVAVLTFGDASFVGLRNYANVLTDPEFWNSFGVTWLFVATSVTLKIVVSISIALVVTSDLVRGKRFLRSFIIFPMGLPPIFIITVWRGIFSSAQFGLMNQFLTGIGMQPVAWLSGRWTAFMAYNITEAWLAYPFMVIITVSALQDVSEELHEAAVVDGAGFVSRFFHITLPSIKRPVLFATILTSAASFQQFLIPFVFNEGGPARANELLVVYGYREALQFQEYGRGATISIIALIFIGAFMWLNVKKGRLADGVSD, encoded by the coding sequence CTCCCCGGCCTGTTCATCTTCTCGGCGTTCATGCTGTTTCCGGTCGTGTATCTCATCGGGATCTCCTTCACTAACGCCGAGCCGGCGAATCTCTTCGCCGGTGAAGGCGTCGTCGCCGTGTTGACGTTCGGTGACGCGTCGTTCGTCGGCCTCCGGAACTACGCCAACGTGCTGACCGACCCCGAGTTCTGGAACTCCTTTGGCGTGACGTGGCTGTTCGTCGCGACGAGCGTCACGCTGAAGATCGTCGTCAGCATCTCCATCGCGCTGGTCGTCACCAGCGACCTCGTCCGCGGGAAGCGCTTCCTGCGCTCGTTCATCATCTTCCCGATGGGGCTGCCGCCCATCTTCATCATCACGGTGTGGCGCGGTATCTTCAGCTCCGCGCAGTTCGGGCTGATGAACCAGTTCCTCACCGGAATCGGGATGCAACCGGTCGCGTGGCTCTCGGGGCGCTGGACGGCGTTCATGGCGTACAACATCACGGAGGCGTGGCTCGCGTACCCGTTCATGGTCATCATCACCGTGAGCGCGCTCCAGGACGTCTCGGAGGAACTGCACGAGGCCGCCGTCGTCGACGGTGCCGGCTTCGTCTCCCGGTTCTTCCACATCACGCTTCCCTCGATCAAGCGACCGGTGCTGTTCGCGACCATCCTGACGTCCGCGGCGTCGTTCCAGCAGTTCCTCATCCCCTTCGTGTTCAACGAAGGGGGTCCCGCGCGGGCGAACGAACTGCTGGTCGTCTACGGCTACCGCGAAGCGCTGCAGTTCCAGGAGTACGGTCGCGGCGCCACCATCAGCATCATCGCGCTGATATTCATCGGCGCGTTCATGTGGCTCAACGTGAAGAAGGGTAGACTCGCCGACGGGGTGAGCGACTGA